A stretch of the Macellibacteroides fermentans genome encodes the following:
- a CDS encoding alpha-L-fucosidase — MTKNNLFYLLILAFGIFLDGNAQTDKVQPTPAPRQLKWHEAEMGAVFHYDLHVFDGIRYGQGNNRTTPVDDYNIFNPTKLDTDQWIKAAKDAGCKFAVLTATHETGFGLWQSDVNPYCLKAVKWRDGKGDIIRDFVNSCRKYGVEPGIYIGIRWNSLLGIHNFKTEGEGEFARNRQIWYKRYCEKMVEEICTRYGELYMIWFDGGADDPQGDGPDVEPIVNKYQPNCLFYHNVNRADFRWGGSESGTVEYPCWSAFPYPCSHHKQIESASNHLNLLKHGDKDGAYWVPAMADTPLRGANGRHEWFWEPGDENNIYSLNELMDKYEKSVGRNATLILGLTPDTTGLLPAGDAKRLQEMGQEINRRFSAPVAKTSGQKKVLTLNTKKDQQINYYMIQENIKKGERIRRYTIEAKVKGKWLVVSEGESVGHKRIKKIKSISASEFRLTINQSTSIPDIVNFSVFNVE, encoded by the coding sequence ATGACAAAAAACAATTTATTCTATTTATTAATCTTAGCATTCGGTATATTTCTGGATGGAAATGCTCAAACTGACAAAGTACAGCCAACCCCTGCGCCCAGGCAACTGAAATGGCATGAAGCAGAAATGGGTGCGGTTTTTCATTACGATCTGCATGTATTCGATGGCATACGATACGGACAAGGAAACAACCGGACCACTCCGGTTGATGATTATAATATATTCAATCCAACAAAATTGGATACCGACCAATGGATAAAAGCGGCAAAAGATGCCGGATGTAAGTTCGCCGTACTGACTGCAACCCATGAAACAGGATTCGGGCTGTGGCAAAGTGATGTGAATCCATATTGTCTTAAAGCCGTAAAGTGGAGAGATGGTAAAGGTGATATTATTCGCGACTTTGTTAATTCTTGTCGCAAGTACGGTGTTGAGCCGGGCATTTACATTGGTATTCGCTGGAACTCTTTACTAGGTATTCATAACTTCAAGACAGAAGGAGAGGGCGAGTTCGCCCGCAACCGTCAAATTTGGTACAAACGTTATTGCGAAAAGATGGTTGAAGAAATCTGTACCCGTTATGGCGAGCTTTACATGATTTGGTTTGATGGGGGCGCCGATGATCCGCAAGGTGATGGACCTGATGTTGAGCCCATTGTGAATAAGTATCAACCCAACTGTCTTTTTTATCACAATGTAAACCGGGCAGATTTCCGTTGGGGAGGCTCCGAATCCGGAACAGTGGAATATCCCTGCTGGTCGGCTTTCCCTTATCCATGCTCACATCATAAACAAATCGAATCGGCTTCCAATCATCTTAATTTACTAAAGCATGGAGATAAAGATGGGGCATATTGGGTGCCTGCTATGGCGGATACGCCGCTTAGGGGTGCCAACGGCCGACATGAATGGTTCTGGGAACCCGGCGATGAAAACAATATTTATTCCTTAAATGAATTGATGGATAAATACGAAAAGTCAGTAGGGCGTAATGCAACTCTGATATTAGGACTTACACCTGATACCACAGGTTTGCTTCCTGCGGGAGATGCTAAACGTTTACAGGAGATGGGCCAGGAAATTAATCGTCGTTTCTCTGCTCCGGTCGCTAAAACATCCGGACAAAAAAAGGTACTCACGTTAAACACCAAGAAGGATCAACAAATAAACTATTATATGATCCAGGAAAATATTAAAAAGGGAGAGCGTATCCGTCGATATACAATTGAAGCAAAAGTAAAAGGCAAATGGCTAGTCGTTTCCGAAGGAGAGTCGGTTGGGCATAAGCGAATTAAAAAAATCAAATCAATTTCAGCCAGCGAATTTCGCCTTACAATAAATCAATCTACATCTATCCCGGACATAGTTAACTTCAGTGTTTTCAATGTCGAATAA
- the ahpF gene encoding alkyl hydroperoxide reductase subunit F yields the protein MLDSSLKEQLKSIFAGLENNYTLAVTASPQHDSREELMDLLRGVEACSTMISCEESAGEGLSFTLLKNGEPTGISFRGIPTGHEFTSLLLALLNLDKKGKNIPDEHIQSRVKSLKGPIKLTTYVSLTCTNCPDVVQALNAMTTLNSEISHEMVDGGINEKEVEALKIQGVPSVFANGKLIHVGRSDFGELLSKLEAEFGVNEINEEKPAKNYDVVVVGGGPAGVAAAIYTARKGLKVALLAERIGGQVRETVGIENLISVPVTTGQELANNLMAHINDYPIDLLEHRRVEKVATEGINKILKVSGGETYVTPALIITTGASWRRLNVPGEAEHIGKGVAFCPHCDGPFYKGKHVAVVGGGNSGVEAAIDLAGICSKVTILEYADELKADRVLQDKVMSLPNVEIILQAQTSQVIGDGSKVNAIQYKNRETEQEEQVKLDGVFVQIGLAPNSSVFKDVVKTNHSGEINIDSNCRTNIPGIYAAGDVSTVPYKQIIIAMGEGAKAALSAFEDRIRGVLS from the coding sequence ATGTTAGATAGTTCTCTTAAAGAGCAATTAAAGAGCATCTTCGCCGGACTGGAAAATAACTATACCCTGGCAGTAACGGCATCGCCTCAACACGATAGCCGCGAAGAATTAATGGATCTGCTACGTGGGGTCGAAGCATGCTCTACCATGATATCCTGCGAAGAATCTGCTGGCGAAGGCCTTTCATTTACTCTGTTGAAAAATGGAGAACCTACAGGCATATCATTTCGCGGGATACCGACCGGCCATGAGTTTACCTCCTTGCTGCTTGCACTTCTTAACCTGGATAAAAAAGGGAAAAACATCCCCGACGAGCATATTCAGTCTCGGGTAAAATCTTTAAAAGGTCCGATTAAGCTTACCACCTACGTATCACTTACCTGCACGAACTGTCCCGATGTTGTACAGGCCCTGAATGCCATGACGACCTTAAACAGTGAAATCAGCCACGAGATGGTAGATGGCGGTATCAATGAGAAAGAGGTGGAAGCTTTAAAAATCCAGGGAGTTCCCTCGGTTTTTGCCAATGGTAAACTGATTCATGTGGGACGAAGTGATTTTGGTGAGCTACTGAGCAAACTGGAAGCCGAGTTTGGGGTAAATGAAATCAATGAAGAAAAACCTGCTAAAAATTACGATGTGGTTGTTGTGGGAGGAGGACCTGCTGGCGTTGCCGCAGCGATCTATACCGCACGTAAAGGATTAAAGGTTGCCCTTTTAGCCGAACGTATCGGTGGACAAGTAAGAGAAACGGTAGGAATTGAAAATCTGATTTCTGTACCGGTAACAACCGGACAAGAGTTGGCTAACAACCTTATGGCACACATCAATGATTATCCCATCGATCTATTGGAGCATCGTCGTGTTGAGAAGGTAGCCACCGAAGGGATAAATAAGATACTGAAAGTTTCCGGAGGTGAAACTTACGTGACGCCGGCCTTGATAATAACTACCGGAGCCAGCTGGCGCCGACTCAATGTTCCGGGTGAAGCAGAGCATATCGGGAAAGGAGTGGCATTTTGTCCGCATTGCGATGGTCCTTTCTATAAAGGTAAACACGTTGCTGTGGTAGGTGGAGGAAACTCCGGCGTAGAAGCTGCAATCGATTTGGCAGGAATCTGTTCCAAGGTTACCATTCTCGAATATGCCGACGAGCTGAAAGCCGACCGTGTATTGCAAGATAAAGTGATGAGTCTGCCAAACGTTGAAATCATTCTTCAGGCTCAAACATCTCAGGTTATTGGAGACGGTAGTAAAGTAAATGCGATCCAATATAAAAACCGGGAAACCGAACAAGAAGAGCAGGTAAAGCTGGATGGCGTCTTTGTACAGATTGGGTTGGCTCCCAATAGCAGTGTATTTAAGGATGTTGTAAAAACAAATCATTCGGGCGAAATCAATATCGATTCCAATTGCCGGACCAACATTCCGGGTATTTATGCCGCCGGTGATGTTTCTACAGTACCATACAAACAAATTATCATTGCCATGGGCGAAGGAGCCAAAGCAGCTCTTTCTGCTTTTGAAGACCGCATCCGTGGAGTTCTTTCATAA
- a CDS encoding glutathione peroxidase encodes MKTFTFILCMAILPLFTMAQTKSFHDFTVKAMDGTDFHLSSLKGKKVLVVNTASKCGLTPQYEKLQLLFEKYGGDKFTIIAFPANNFNGQEPGTNEEIMEFCTLNYNVTFPVMSKISVKGDDMDALYKWLTQKSENGKADAEVQWNFQKFMIDENGNWVDFVAPKESPLSDKIVQWIEGKKN; translated from the coding sequence ATGAAGACTTTTACATTCATTTTATGTATGGCAATATTGCCTCTATTTACAATGGCACAGACAAAATCATTTCACGACTTTACAGTCAAGGCTATGGATGGCACGGACTTCCACCTTTCGTCTCTAAAAGGTAAAAAAGTGCTTGTGGTGAATACCGCATCCAAATGTGGGCTTACCCCCCAGTACGAAAAGTTACAGTTGTTGTTTGAAAAGTATGGTGGAGATAAGTTTACAATCATCGCCTTTCCGGCCAACAACTTTAATGGTCAGGAACCCGGCACCAACGAGGAGATTATGGAATTCTGTACTTTGAATTACAATGTAACATTTCCTGTTATGTCAAAAATATCGGTAAAGGGAGATGATATGGACGCTCTTTATAAATGGCTGACACAAAAAAGTGAAAATGGGAAGGCCGATGCTGAGGTTCAATGGAACTTCCAGAAGTTTATGATAGACGAAAACGGAAACTGGGTGGACTTTGTGGCACCCAAAGAAAGTCCCCTTTCCGATAAGATTGTGCAGTGGATTGAAGGGAAGAAGAATTAG
- a CDS encoding sulfatase — protein MNKKRILSMAAIPLAGLTGMLNAATPKEKPNIILFMVDDMGWQDTSVPFGPEKTPFNRLYETPNMERLARQGVKFTNAYACSISSPTRVSLLTGMNAARHRVTNWTLNYNQSVDGKSDVLKYPEWNLNGMSPTQGVEHTCVATPLPQLLKDNGYYTIHCGKAHFGAISTPAADPENLGFQVNIAGHAAGGLASYLGEENYGNKKDGTKSSPFAVPGLEKYHGTDVFVTEALTREAIHALDSRDPRKPFFLYMAHYAVHIPINKDKRYYQKYLDKGMDPIEAAYAGLIEGMDKSLGDLMNYLEENKLTDNTIIIFMSDNGGLSAAGTGRGGDANTHNLPLKSGKGSAYEGGIREPMIVSWPGTTKKESVCEDYLIIEDFYPTILEMAQVKRVKTVQPVDGKSFIPLLTGKGKNPSLNRALYWNTPNNWGPTGPGIAATCAIRQGDWKLIYYYETGAKELFNLKDDLGEATNLALTNPEKVNELSTKLGKFLRKSGGQRPSFKATGKPAPWPDETF, from the coding sequence ATGAATAAAAAAAGAATTCTATCCATGGCCGCCATTCCTTTGGCAGGTTTAACTGGAATGCTGAATGCTGCTACACCAAAAGAAAAGCCCAATATCATTCTTTTTATGGTAGATGATATGGGATGGCAGGACACATCCGTTCCATTTGGTCCGGAGAAAACACCCTTTAACCGCCTATATGAAACGCCTAATATGGAACGATTGGCTCGTCAGGGGGTTAAATTTACCAATGCCTATGCCTGTAGCATCAGTTCCCCTACCCGGGTAAGTCTGCTTACAGGGATGAATGCCGCCCGTCACCGTGTTACCAACTGGACATTAAATTATAACCAGAGTGTTGACGGGAAAAGTGATGTGCTGAAGTATCCCGAATGGAACCTCAACGGTATGAGTCCGACTCAAGGGGTTGAGCATACTTGTGTAGCAACTCCGTTACCTCAACTGCTTAAGGACAATGGTTATTATACCATCCATTGCGGTAAAGCACACTTTGGTGCCATATCGACTCCCGCAGCCGATCCTGAGAATCTGGGATTCCAGGTAAATATTGCCGGACATGCAGCCGGGGGATTAGCCAGTTATCTGGGTGAAGAAAACTATGGAAATAAAAAAGATGGGACTAAGTCTTCTCCATTTGCCGTTCCGGGACTGGAAAAATACCACGGTACCGATGTTTTTGTTACCGAGGCTCTGACCAGAGAGGCTATCCATGCTCTGGACAGCCGCGACCCAAGGAAGCCATTCTTCCTTTATATGGCTCACTATGCCGTACATATTCCAATAAATAAAGACAAGCGGTATTATCAGAAATACCTGGACAAAGGAATGGATCCCATTGAGGCAGCCTATGCTGGTTTGATAGAAGGGATGGATAAAAGTCTGGGCGATCTGATGAATTACCTGGAAGAGAACAAGCTGACAGACAATACCATTATTATCTTCATGTCTGATAACGGCGGATTAAGTGCTGCTGGAACCGGAAGAGGGGGTGATGCTAACACACACAATCTGCCGCTTAAAAGTGGAAAGGGATCTGCCTACGAAGGAGGTATTCGCGAACCGATGATTGTTTCGTGGCCCGGGACTACCAAGAAGGAGTCGGTTTGTGAAGATTATCTGATTATTGAAGACTTTTATCCTACGATACTTGAAATGGCACAAGTTAAAAGAGTCAAAACAGTACAGCCAGTCGACGGAAAAAGTTTTATTCCACTACTTACCGGTAAAGGAAAGAATCCTTCACTAAACCGGGCTTTGTATTGGAACACACCTAACAACTGGGGACCAACTGGTCCGGGTATTGCGGCTACCTGCGCCATCAGACAGGGAGACTGGAAACTTATTTATTATTACGAAACGGGCGCTAAAGAGTTATTCAATCTAAAAGATGATCTGGGTGAAGCAACCAATCTGGCATTAACAAATCCTGAAAAGGTAAATGAGTTATCCACGAAGCTAGGTAAGTTTCTACGAAAATCAGGCGGTCAACGTCCTTCGTTCAAAGCAACAGGGAAACCTGCTCCCTGGCCCGATGAAACATTCTGA
- a CDS encoding sulfatase family protein → MLNYTKLSLLLSSVCLMGTSLSAKEKGKTPNLLFIMADQWRGNAIGYLNIEPVKTPNLDKLASAGVHFTDAVSCYPVSSPARAMLMTGLYPVSNKVTGNCNSDNTPHGVELETDVRCWSDVLKEKGYATGYLGKWHLDAPVAPYVNTSNNKGKVAWNEWCPSNRRHGFDLWTAYGTYDDHLKPMYWDTHSSRDSFYYVSEWGPTFEANRAIEYIKNEDGRFRNPEKPFALVVSMNPPHTGYELVPEKYKAVYQHVNVDSLAIPESLLAGDKKFVEFYKANVLNYYACMTGVDDQIGRIIESLKEEGVFDNTIVVFTSDHGDAMGMHETIGKNTMYEESMRIPMIISWPDKLKPRKDENLMIGFSDLGPTLLSIMGFEKDIPEGTQTYNLASGVLSADNELEVVQPYYFIVSSDLSSGRRGLRNKRYTFAIRAEKGVCKEYFLFDRQTDPWQLNNVASKNPELVKKLTSQLKAHLQRTNDPFANYIN, encoded by the coding sequence ATGTTAAACTACACAAAACTAAGTCTGCTGCTCTCATCAGTCTGTTTGATGGGAACGTCTCTCAGCGCCAAAGAAAAAGGAAAAACTCCTAATCTCTTGTTTATAATGGCCGATCAATGGAGGGGAAATGCCATAGGGTATCTCAACATTGAGCCGGTTAAAACTCCTAATCTGGATAAGCTTGCCTCGGCAGGGGTTCACTTTACAGATGCTGTTAGTTGCTATCCGGTATCGTCTCCGGCCAGAGCCATGTTGATGACCGGCTTATATCCTGTATCAAACAAAGTTACCGGCAACTGCAATTCAGACAATACACCTCATGGTGTCGAACTGGAAACAGATGTTCGTTGCTGGAGTGATGTATTGAAAGAGAAAGGATATGCCACCGGATACCTTGGCAAATGGCACTTGGATGCACCCGTTGCTCCCTATGTGAATACAAGCAATAACAAAGGGAAAGTGGCATGGAACGAGTGGTGCCCCTCCAATCGCCGTCATGGTTTTGACTTATGGACTGCTTACGGCACATACGACGATCATCTCAAACCTATGTACTGGGATACCCATAGCAGCCGCGACAGCTTTTACTATGTTTCTGAATGGGGACCTACATTCGAAGCCAACCGTGCCATCGAATATATCAAGAACGAGGATGGCCGGTTCCGTAATCCGGAAAAGCCGTTTGCCCTGGTTGTCTCGATGAATCCTCCGCATACCGGATACGAGCTTGTTCCCGAAAAATACAAAGCGGTATACCAGCATGTAAATGTCGATTCTCTTGCTATTCCTGAGAGTCTTTTGGCTGGCGACAAAAAATTTGTTGAATTCTATAAAGCCAATGTCCTGAATTATTATGCATGTATGACCGGGGTGGACGATCAGATAGGCCGTATCATAGAATCTCTTAAAGAAGAGGGGGTGTTCGATAATACAATCGTTGTATTTACTTCAGATCATGGCGATGCCATGGGAATGCACGAAACTATCGGCAAAAATACAATGTACGAGGAGTCTATGCGCATTCCGATGATTATCTCGTGGCCCGATAAGCTTAAACCTCGTAAAGATGAAAATCTAATGATCGGTTTCTCAGATCTTGGTCCTACGCTATTATCCATAATGGGCTTCGAAAAAGATATTCCGGAAGGGACTCAGACCTACAACCTGGCCTCGGGGGTGTTATCTGCAGACAATGAATTAGAGGTAGTTCAGCCTTACTATTTTATTGTGTCGTCCGATCTATCTTCGGGACGCCGCGGATTACGCAATAAACGCTATACTTTTGCTATTCGTGCCGAAAAAGGGGTGTGCAAAGAGTACTTCCTGTTCGACAGACAAACCGATCCCTGGCAATTAAACAACGTTGCCAGCAAAAATCCGGAACTGGTCAAAAAGCTTACAAGCCAATTAAAAGCACACCTGCAGCGAACCAACGACCCGTTTGCAAATTACATAAACTAA
- a CDS encoding sialate O-acetylesterase: MKKIILGFILFLVCSAVSFAKVKLPDIIGDNMVLQQNTKVKLWGEATPNRKIAITTSWNNLTYNGVSDAKGNWVVLIATPKASYQKHEIVINDGEKTTLKNVLIGEVWFCSGQSNMQMPLNGFWNCPIEGANALIATSGQFKHIRVATIPNVGKTEPQSSCEGKWMESNPENAAQFSATAFHFAMMLTKSLDIPVGIINCSWGGSTVEGWMKKEILQNYPDVDLSLAGTDKIHPMLQPMIMYNGMLKPLVNYTIKGFLWYQGESNVGRHQTYADRLATMVKLWREEWGLGELPFYFVEIAPFEYGEGDAAAYLREAQFNAQRLIPNSGMISTNDLVEDYERKNIHPKNKTKVGERLCYMALANTYGFKNSVWCYGPSYKSMEINEGKAYISFDHAQEGFSREEGIIGFEMAGADKIFYPAEAKADLNKKIVVVSCDKVKEPAAVRYCFRNFLIGNLYNHRELPVVPFRTDNW; encoded by the coding sequence ATGAAAAAGATCATTTTGGGTTTTATCCTCTTTCTTGTATGTTCGGCAGTCTCGTTTGCGAAAGTCAAGCTTCCGGATATAATTGGTGATAACATGGTTTTACAGCAGAACACTAAGGTGAAACTGTGGGGAGAAGCTACTCCCAATCGGAAAATTGCGATTACAACCTCGTGGAACAACCTTACTTATAATGGAGTTTCGGATGCAAAAGGAAACTGGGTTGTGTTGATTGCTACCCCAAAGGCAAGTTATCAAAAACATGAAATTGTTATAAACGATGGTGAAAAGACTACGCTGAAGAATGTTTTGATTGGTGAGGTTTGGTTTTGTTCCGGACAATCTAATATGCAGATGCCTCTGAATGGTTTTTGGAATTGTCCCATTGAAGGAGCCAATGCCTTGATAGCTACTTCCGGTCAGTTTAAACATATCAGGGTGGCTACCATCCCGAATGTCGGGAAGACCGAGCCTCAATCTTCCTGTGAAGGAAAGTGGATGGAAAGTAATCCCGAGAATGCCGCCCAGTTCAGTGCAACTGCTTTTCATTTTGCCATGATGCTTACTAAATCTCTGGATATACCGGTTGGAATCATCAACTGTAGTTGGGGAGGTTCAACGGTAGAAGGTTGGATGAAAAAGGAAATACTTCAGAACTATCCGGACGTGGATTTATCGTTGGCGGGTACTGATAAAATTCACCCAATGTTGCAACCTATGATTATGTACAATGGAATGTTGAAGCCATTGGTAAACTATACTATCAAAGGTTTTTTATGGTATCAGGGAGAATCGAATGTAGGCAGGCATCAGACCTATGCCGACCGGCTGGCAACCATGGTTAAGCTTTGGCGTGAGGAATGGGGATTAGGTGAATTGCCTTTTTACTTTGTAGAGATTGCTCCGTTTGAATACGGAGAAGGGGATGCGGCTGCCTATCTTAGGGAGGCTCAATTCAATGCACAAAGGTTAATCCCGAATAGCGGTATGATCAGCACGAACGACCTGGTTGAAGATTACGAACGGAAAAATATCCATCCCAAAAATAAGACGAAGGTGGGAGAGCGGCTTTGCTATATGGCTTTGGCCAATACCTACGGGTTTAAGAATAGTGTGTGGTGTTACGGCCCTTCTTATAAATCTATGGAAATAAATGAAGGTAAAGCATATATAAGCTTTGACCATGCCCAGGAGGGATTCAGCAGAGAAGAGGGAATTATAGGTTTTGAGATGGCTGGAGCCGACAAGATATTCTATCCTGCCGAAGCCAAAGCCGACCTAAATAAAAAGATAGTGGTTGTTTCTTGCGATAAAGTGAAGGAGCCAGCAGCAGTTCGCTACTGCTTTCGTAACTTTCTGATTGGAAATCTGTACAATCACAGGGAGTTGCCGGTGGTTCCGTTCCGTACCGACAATTGGTAA
- the ahpC gene encoding alkyl hydroperoxide reductase subunit C: protein MSSIINSLVPEFSVQAFHQGKFKTISSSDVKGKWGIFFFYPADFTFVCPTELEDMADKYAKFQEMGVEIYSVSTDSHFVHKAWHDASDTIRKIKYPMLADPTGALSRAFGVMIEEEGMAYRGTFLVNPEGQIKIAEIHDNGIGRNADELLRKVEAAQFVATHVGEVCPAKWKKGETTLKPSIDLVGKI, encoded by the coding sequence ATGAGTTCAATTATCAATTCTCTGGTTCCCGAATTTAGTGTTCAAGCTTTCCATCAAGGAAAATTCAAGACAATCTCATCCAGCGATGTAAAAGGTAAATGGGGTATTTTCTTCTTTTATCCAGCCGATTTCACATTCGTATGTCCTACAGAGTTGGAAGACATGGCAGACAAGTATGCTAAGTTTCAGGAAATGGGAGTAGAAATTTATTCTGTCAGCACCGATTCTCACTTTGTACACAAAGCATGGCACGATGCATCAGATACCATCCGTAAAATAAAATATCCGATGTTGGCCGATCCAACGGGAGCTTTAAGCCGTGCATTCGGAGTTATGATAGAAGAAGAGGGTATGGCTTACCGCGGAACCTTCCTTGTAAATCCGGAAGGACAGATTAAAATCGCAGAAATCCACGACAATGGCATCGGTCGTAATGCTGATGAATTACTACGTAAAGTAGAAGCTGCTCAGTTTGTAGCCACACACGTTGGCGAGGTTTGTCCGGCTAAATGGAAAAAGGGAGAAACAACCCTCAAACCAAGCATCGACCTGGTTGGTAAAATCTGA
- a CDS encoding sulfatase family protein: protein MNNTLIGCLGVGAAVLSSLQATHAQQSERPNVIFILADDIGYGDLSCNGEKTIHTPNVDALASRGVRFTDAHAVAATSTPSRYSLLTGQYAWRRNDTGIATGDAGMIIRPEQHTVADMFQSGGYVTGAVGKWHLGLGDKTGTQDWNGFITPGLKDIGFDYSYIMAATGDRVPCVFVENQRVVNLDPNDPIEVSYTTPFPGEPLGKDHPELLTVLKPSVNHGHDQAIVNGVSRIGYMKGGKQALWKDENIADSITTKAVQFIEDNQHKPFFLYFATNDAHVPRVPHPRFVGKSGMGARGDALLQFDWSVGEILKVLDKLGMTENTLIVLTSDNGPVVDDGYQDKAVELLGKHRPWGDFRGGKYSNFEAGTRVPFIVSWPANVKPAVSSALVSQLDLFASMASLLNTTLPEGSAPDSRDFLNTLLGKTKLGREYIIEQAGSLSVTTSNWKYIAPGNGPAYNKLTNTELGNSKLPQLYNLKKDKGEKLNLADKYPDKVKELQAILDKEKNKNND, encoded by the coding sequence ATGAACAACACACTTATCGGTTGTCTCGGGGTGGGAGCCGCTGTTTTGTCTTCTCTGCAGGCTACCCATGCACAACAATCAGAACGTCCAAATGTTATTTTTATCCTTGCAGACGATATCGGTTACGGAGATTTGAGCTGTAACGGCGAGAAGACTATTCATACACCCAACGTAGATGCGTTGGCTTCACGGGGTGTCCGTTTTACGGATGCACATGCAGTTGCCGCAACCAGTACGCCGTCGCGTTATTCATTGCTTACCGGACAATATGCGTGGCGCAGGAATGATACCGGTATAGCTACGGGCGATGCTGGTATGATTATCAGACCAGAACAGCATACAGTGGCTGATATGTTTCAGTCGGGGGGATATGTTACAGGTGCTGTGGGAAAATGGCATCTGGGTTTAGGTGATAAGACCGGTACACAGGACTGGAATGGATTTATTACACCCGGATTAAAGGATATCGGTTTCGATTATTCTTATATCATGGCGGCCACAGGTGATAGGGTTCCATGTGTATTTGTTGAGAATCAGCGGGTAGTAAATCTGGATCCCAATGATCCGATTGAGGTAAGTTATACGACGCCATTCCCCGGAGAGCCATTGGGTAAAGATCATCCCGAATTGCTTACGGTATTGAAACCCAGTGTAAATCATGGTCACGACCAGGCCATCGTTAATGGGGTTTCTCGAATAGGATATATGAAAGGAGGAAAGCAGGCTCTTTGGAAAGATGAAAATATAGCCGATAGCATCACAACCAAAGCGGTTCAATTTATAGAAGATAATCAGCACAAACCATTTTTCCTTTATTTTGCAACGAATGATGCCCATGTGCCCCGTGTTCCTCATCCACGATTTGTGGGAAAAAGCGGAATGGGTGCCCGTGGTGATGCCTTGTTGCAGTTCGACTGGAGTGTAGGTGAGATATTGAAGGTGCTTGATAAGTTGGGGATGACAGAAAATACGTTGATTGTTTTAACCAGTGACAACGGTCCGGTAGTGGATGACGGTTATCAGGATAAGGCTGTTGAGTTGCTAGGGAAACACCGTCCTTGGGGCGATTTCAGGGGAGGAAAGTACAGTAATTTCGAAGCGGGTACGAGGGTTCCTTTTATTGTAAGCTGGCCGGCTAATGTAAAGCCTGCAGTGTCTTCTGCTCTGGTTTCGCAGTTGGATTTGTTTGCTTCCATGGCCTCCTTGTTGAATACAACTTTGCCCGAAGGATCAGCGCCGGATAGCAGGGACTTCTTAAATACATTGTTGGGAAAGACTAAGCTGGGACGCGAATATATTATAGAGCAAGCCGGATCGCTTTCTGTTACAACCAGCAACTGGAAATACATTGCTCCGGGTAATGGCCCTGCCTATAATAAACTAACCAATACGGAGTTGGGCAACAGTAAACTTCCTCAGCTTTATAATTTGAAAAAAGATAAGGGCGAGAAACTGAATCTGGCAGATAAATATCCCGATAAAGTGAAAGAATTGCAAGCCATACTGGATAAAGAAAAAAATAAGAATAACGACTGA